Proteins encoded by one window of Haematobia irritans isolate KBUSLIRL chromosome 2, ASM5000362v1, whole genome shotgun sequence:
- the LOC142224032 gene encoding septin-2: MTAEVEIYAKKEPHLRSLKLSGHVGFDSLPDQLVNKSVQNGFVFNVMCIGETGLGKSTMMDTLFNTSFESTPSSHTLPNVKLKAHTYELQESNVRLKLTICDTVGYGDQINKDDSFKAVVDYIDAQFEAYLQEELKIKRSLVGCHDSRIHVCLYFICPTGHGLKSLDLVCMKKLDSKVNIIPIIAKADTISKAELQRFKSKIMQELSNNGVHIYQFPTDDETVAETNQSMNDHVPFAVVGSTEFIKVGNKLIRARQYPWGTVQVENETHCDFVKLREMLIRTNMEDMREKTHTRHYELYRQKRLEEMGFSDVDSDNKPISFQQTFEAKRSNHLAELQAKEEEVRQMFVQRVKEKEAELKESEKELHAKFEKLKKDHAEEKRKLEESRKKLEEDFLEFTRRKAQLATSHHTLTLGKSKKK, from the coding sequence ATGACTGCCGAAGTTGAAATCTATGCCAAAAAGGAGCCACATCTAAGGTCCCTAAAACTTTCCGGACATGTAGGCTTTGATAGTCTTCCCGACCAATTGGTTAATAAATCGGTGCAGAATGGTTTTGTCTTCAATGTTATGTGTATTGGTGAGACGGGCCTGGGTAAATCAACAATGATGGATACATTGTTCAATACCAGCTTCGAGTCCACACCCAGTTCGCATACATTACCCAATGTGAAATTGAAGGCCCATACTTACGAGCTGCAGGAAAGCAATGTACGTTTGAAGTTAACCATATGCGATACTGTGGGCTATGGCGATCAAATCAACAAGGATGACTCATTCAAAGCGGTGGTGGATTATATTGATGCCCAATTTGAGGCCTATCTACAGGAGGAACTGAAGATAAAACGTTCACTAGTGGGTTGCCATGATTCTCGCATACATGTCTGTCTCTATTTCATATGTCCCACTGGACATGGTTTGAAAAGTTTGGATTTGGTGTGCATGAAGAAATTGGACAGCAAAGTGAATATCATACCCATAATAGCTAAGGCTGATACCATTTCCAAGGCAGAGTTGCAACGTTTCAAATCGAAAATCATGCAGGAGCTATCGAATAATGGCGTACACATCTATCAATTTCCCACAGATGATGAGACAGTTGCCGAAACTAATCAGTCCATGAATGACCATGTTCCCTTTGCCGTGGTGGGTTCCACAGAGTTCATTAAGGTTGGCAATAAACTGATAAGGGCCCGTCAATATCCCTGGGGTACGGTTCAAGTGGAAAATGAGACCCATTGTGATTTTGTTAAATTGCGCGAAATGTTGATACGCACCAATATGGAAGATATGCGTGAGAAGACCCATACACGCCACTACGAATTGTATCGCCAGAAACGTTTGGAGGAAATGGGTTTCTCCGATGTGGATTCAGACAATAAGCCCATATCATTCCAGCAAACATTTGAAGCCAAGAGATCCAATCATTTGGCCGAGCTACAAGCCAAAGAGGAAGAGGTACGTCAAATGTTTGTCCAACGAGTCAAAGAAAAGGAGGCTGAGCTGAAAGAATCCGAGAAGGAattacatgccaaatttgagaaattgaAAAAGGATCATGCTGAAGAGAAGCGTAAACTGGAGGAATCTCGTAAGAAATTGGAAGAAGACTTTTTGGAGTTTACCAGACGCAAGGCCCAATTGGCCACATCACACCACACCCTGACTTTGGGCAAAAGCAAAAAGAAGTAG